Below is a genomic region from Shumkonia mesophila.
CCCGCGCTACTTGAACTCCTCCGCCGTCGGGTCCGTGGGGGGCGTGTCGGGCTTTTCGGTCTCCGCCTCGACGGCGGCGGGGGCGGGCGGCGCGGCCGGTGGAGTGTCGTCCTGCGTCTGGACGAAGACGGGCGGCGCCTTGCCCTGCTTGTCGACGCCGAAATAGACGGTCTGGTGCGGGAAGGGGATTTCGATGCCCAGCTCGTCGAAGCGGTTCTTCATGCGCCGGTTGAACTCGCGGCCCACCGTCCACTGCTTGAGCGGCACGGTCTTGAAGCGGCACTTGATGGTCACCGCCGAATCGCCCAGCGCGTCGACGCCCAGCATCTCCAGCGGCTCGATGATCAAAGGCCCAAAGGTGGGATCGGCCGTCATCTCGGCGCCCAGCTGCTTTAAGACCTCCATCACCTCGTCGACGCTTTCGCGATAGGCGACGCCGGCCTCGATCACCGCCATCGAGAAGCCCTTGGTCATGTTGCTGACGGTGTCGACGGTGCTGAACGGGATGGTGTGCACCGTGCCGTCGAGGCCGCGCAGGCGGAGCGAACGGATGGAAATCTGCTCGACCACGCCCGAGATGCCGGCGGCGGTCACCACGTCGCCGGCCGCCAGCGAGTCCTCGACCAGGATGAAGACGCCGTTGATCACATCCTGCACCAGCTTCTGCGACCCGAAGCCGACGGCCAGGCCGATGACCCCGGCGCCGGCCAGCAGCGGCCCGATGTTGACGCCCAGTTCGGAGAGCACGATCAGCGTCACCATGACCAGCAGGAACACCATCACCGTGGTGCGCAGCAGCGGCAGCAGCGTGCGGGCCCGGGCGCTGCGCTGGAGCACCGCGCCGTCGGGGCCGGTCTGGGTGAGATAGCGCTCGATCGACGAGCTTACCGCCTCCCACAGGACCAGCGCGAAGACCAGGACGAGGCCGATGGAGAAGGCGCCGCCGGTGACCCGCCGGCCGGATGGCGAGTCGAGCCAGCCCAGGGTGTCGAGCCCCCAGGCCTGCAGCAGGGCCAGGCCGGCGACGATATAGAGGATGGCGCGCAGCACCAGGTGGATGGCCGGCACGTAGCGGTTGACGCGGGCCTCCAGCAGGGGGAAGCGGTGCTTCACGTCGTCGCCGACCGCGAAGCCGCGCTCGATGCCGCGCCGGAGCGCCATCGCCAGGGCCTTGGCGGCAACCAGGATGAGGGCGGAGGCCACGGTGGCGCGGAAGAGGTATTCGAAGCCGCCCTCGATGGCCAGCGCCCACACCGCGAAGACGCCGATGACGTAGACGATGGCCAGCACGTGCCAGACGTCGGCCAGGCGGCGGCGCAGGCGGTAGGCGGCGGTCAGCGGCTGGCCGACGACCGGGCGGCCGCGGATGCGCTCGGCGACGGCGCCGCGGTTCTGCAACAGGAAAACGACGACCATGGCGGCGATCAGCAGGCCAACCACCCGGAGCAGCCCGGCGTGCGCGGCCAAGGGCAGGCCGAACAGCAGCGCCGCCTCGGCGGCGTAATAGCCGACCACCCCGGTGGCGATCAGGCGGCGCGACCAGATGAACAGATAGGTCGCCGTCTCCGGCCCCATCGACAGCAGCCGGAGCGACGGCCCCGGCGGCACCAGGAGCATGCGCACGAGGACGGTCAGCACCCGGATCAGCACGTAGGCGGAAAGGAAGGTGACGACCATCACCTGGGTCTGGCGGGCCGGGTTGAGCAACGGCAGCAGCGCGTAGGCGGCAACCGCGAAGGCGGCGATGGGCACGACCTCCATGACGGTGCGGACCAGCAGCAGCGGCAGGCGGACCACCAAGTTCGCCGCCTCGCGGCCGTCCACCCCCCGGCGCGGCCGGGTCAAGAGGGCGACGGCAAGGCGCTCGGCCAGCCAGCCGACGGCGATCACCGCGGCCAGCTTGAGGAGCGCGAACAGCCACAGCGAACGGATGGCCGGGTCGCTGACCTGGCGCTCGAACCAGGCGGACAGCAACGGCAGGTTGCTCAGCCGGTTGGCGAGCGCCACCACCTGGCGGCTGATCTCGCCGGCCGTGGCCGACAGCGTGGACACCAGGCGGGGCCCCAGGGTTTCGACCTCGTCCGGCGGCGCTTCCCGGGCCACCTCGATCAGCGCCCGGATCTGGGTCAGCAGTTCCTCGCGCTTGGCGTCGTCCTTGATCGCCGCCGCCAGCGCCTCCAGGTCCTCGACGGTCACCGGGGCCGGCGCCGCCGGCTCGGCGGCCAGCGCGCCCGGCGCCGCCACCGCCAGCCACATGGTCAGCGCCGCCACGGCGCCCGCCACGATCCCCAACAGCCGGCGTCTCGGTTGTCTCATGGTCATCCTCGCAAGTCTGGCGCGTCATCAGCGTACCGACAAACGGCCAATCTGTCACATCGTTCCACAGTCGGGAGCTAGATCCACCCGAAGCGCTTCAAGGCCCACAACTCGATCGCGCCTAGGACGCCAATGCCGATCGCCACGGCGGCGAACGCCCAGGAGGTGTCGGCCCCGGGAATGCCGCCGACGTTGATGCCAAGCAGGCCGGTCAGCAGGCCGAGCGGCAGGAACACGCCGGCGACGATGGCCAGCACGTACATGTTGCGGTTCATTTGCTCGCCCAGGCGGCTCGACAGTTCGTCCTGGGTGACGGCGGCGCGGTCTCGGACCGCATCGAGGTCTTCGACGTAGCGGGTGATGCGATCGGCGGTCTCGCGCAGACGCATGCGGTGCAGGTCGTCGAGCCAGGGCACGCGTTCGGCCACCAGGCGCGCCATGACGTCGCGCTGCGGCGCGATGTAGCGGCGCAGCGCGATGACCCGCCGGCGCAGATCGGCCAGCCGGCCACGCAGTTCGTAGCCGACGCTGGTCAGCACGGCGTTCTCGACGGCGTCGGCCTCGTCCTCGAAGTCGTCGATCACCGGGCCCATGCGCTCGACCAGACGGGCCGCCAGGTCGACCAGGAAATCGGCCGGCCCCCGGGGTCCCTTGGCCGCATCCAGACCCGCGCAGAGGTCGCTTACCGCCATCAGCTGGCGCAGCCGCACGCTGATGACGCGCTGGCGGTCGATCCACAGGCGGATCGACACCATGTCTTCGGGATCGGCGCCGGGATTGAGGTTGACACCCCTCAGGATGACGATCAGGCCATCCTCGAACTCGGCGCTGCGCGGCCGCGTGTCCTCGGCCAGCAGCGCCTCGCAGGCCAGCCGGCTCAACCCGCTTTCGGCCTCCAGCCACCGGCGTGCCGGTTCGACGGCGCGGTCCAGGTGGACCCACAGGAAGCCCTCGTCCGGAGCCCATCGGCGCACCGCCGGCCAGTCGAGCGGCCGGCCGCCGCCGGCGCCGTTCAGCAGGTATGCGCGCACCAAGCCGTCACCATCGGTCATGTCGCGGCCTCCTTCGTCGGCTTGCGGGTGAGCCCGCTCGAAGCATAGCGTTTTTCGGCCCGGGCGTCCGCCATAATTTCGGGGACACCATATTTAATTCACCTGAATTAAGTATGGTGTCCCCGAAATTAATGGTGCCCCCGAAATGATGAAAAATGG
It encodes:
- a CDS encoding mechanosensitive ion channel domain-containing protein; the protein is MRQPRRRLLGIVAGAVAALTMWLAVAAPGALAAEPAAPAPVTVEDLEALAAAIKDDAKREELLTQIRALIEVAREAPPDEVETLGPRLVSTLSATAGEISRQVVALANRLSNLPLLSAWFERQVSDPAIRSLWLFALLKLAAVIAVGWLAERLAVALLTRPRRGVDGREAANLVVRLPLLLVRTVMEVVPIAAFAVAAYALLPLLNPARQTQVMVVTFLSAYVLIRVLTVLVRMLLVPPGPSLRLLSMGPETATYLFIWSRRLIATGVVGYYAAEAALLFGLPLAAHAGLLRVVGLLIAAMVVVFLLQNRGAVAERIRGRPVVGQPLTAAYRLRRRLADVWHVLAIVYVIGVFAVWALAIEGGFEYLFRATVASALILVAAKALAMALRRGIERGFAVGDDVKHRFPLLEARVNRYVPAIHLVLRAILYIVAGLALLQAWGLDTLGWLDSPSGRRVTGGAFSIGLVLVFALVLWEAVSSSIERYLTQTGPDGAVLQRSARARTLLPLLRTTVMVFLLVMVTLIVLSELGVNIGPLLAGAGVIGLAVGFGSQKLVQDVINGVFILVEDSLAAGDVVTAAGISGVVEQISIRSLRLRGLDGTVHTIPFSTVDTVSNMTKGFSMAVIEAGVAYRESVDEVMEVLKQLGAEMTADPTFGPLIIEPLEMLGVDALGDSAVTIKCRFKTVPLKQWTVGREFNRRMKNRFDELGIEIPFPHQTVYFGVDKQGKAPPVFVQTQDDTPPAAPPAPAAVEAETEKPDTPPTDPTAEEFK
- a CDS encoding zinc transporter ZntB, with the translated sequence MTDGDGLVRAYLLNGAGGGRPLDWPAVRRWAPDEGFLWVHLDRAVEPARRWLEAESGLSRLACEALLAEDTRPRSAEFEDGLIVILRGVNLNPGADPEDMVSIRLWIDRQRVISVRLRQLMAVSDLCAGLDAAKGPRGPADFLVDLAARLVERMGPVIDDFEDEADAVENAVLTSVGYELRGRLADLRRRVIALRRYIAPQRDVMARLVAERVPWLDDLHRMRLRETADRITRYVEDLDAVRDRAAVTQDELSSRLGEQMNRNMYVLAIVAGVFLPLGLLTGLLGINVGGIPGADTSWAFAAVAIGIGVLGAIELWALKRFGWI